The following nucleotide sequence is from Pseudarthrobacter psychrotolerans.
AAATCAACGTTTTTGGCACCGTCAAGGAAGCCATTGCCGAAACCGGCGCCGACGTCTCCATCGTCTTCGTCCCGCCGGCATTCACGAAGAACGCCGTGGTTGAAGCCATCGAAGCAGGCATCGGCCTGGTCGTCGTCATCACCGAAGGCGTGCCCGTCCAGGACTCCGCCGAGTTCTGGGCACTGGCCCAGTCCACGGTTGACGCCGACGGCAAGCAGGTCACCCGCATCATCGGGCCGAACTGCCCCGGCATCATCACCCCCGGTGAAGCGCTGGTCGGCATCACGCCGAACAACATCACGGGTAAGGGCCCCATCGGCCTGGTTTCCAAGTCCGGAACCCTGACCTACCAGATGATGTACGAACTGCGCGACCTGGGCTTCTCCACCGCCATCGGCATCGGCGGCGACCCCGTCATCGGCACCACGCACATCGACGCCCTGGCCGCGTTCGAGGCTGACCCCGAGACCAAGGCGATCGTGATGATTGGCGAAATCGGTGGCGACGCCGAAGAGCGTGCTGCCGACTACATCAAGGCATACGTCACCAAGCCCGTTGTTGGCTACGTTGCCGGCTTCACTGCTCCCGAAGGCAAGACCATGGGCCACGCCGGCGCCATCGTCTCCGGTTCCGCCGGAACCGCCCAGGCCAAGAAGGAAGCCCTCGAGGCTGCAGGCGTGAAGGTCGGCAAGACGCCGTCCGAGACCGCCAAGCTGCTGCGCGAAGTCTACGCAGCGCTCTAGGTTTCGAAGCAAAACAGCACCACAAAGTACAACGCGGGGTCACTTACGGCCCATTCCACTCGGTGGGATGGACCGTAAGTGACCCCGCGTTGCTTGTTAAGCACGACGGCGGACGGTCACCTTCCCGCGAAGGTGACCGTCCGCCGTCGTACTTGCAGCCGCGCCTGGGTGCGCGGTGACTAGGCGTTCGCGTGGAGCCGGGGGAGTGCGTCCACCAGCGCTGCCAGCTCGGGAATCTCCTGGGCCTCCGCCAGGGCGCGTTCCAGGGTGGCGTCATGGACCGGCCGGGTTTCCTCCAGCAGGGCGATGCCGCTGGGCGTGAGCTCGGTGTAGATGCCACGGCGATCGTCCGCGCAGAGGATCCGGGTCAGCAGGGCGCGGTCCTCAAGCCTGTTGACCAGCCGGGTGGTGGCGCTGGCGCTAAGCGCGGTGGCGCGCGCGAGCTGCTGCATGCGCATGTGCCAGCCGTCCTGGCGGCTGAGCGCATCCAGCACGGTGTACTCCACCACTGACAGCTTTGATTCGGCCTGCAGGGAGCGTTCCAGCTCACCCTCGATCAGGCCGTGCAGCGCCGCGAGCGTGCGCCAACCCTGTGCCCGGACCTCCACGGCGTCGTCCTTGATGCCCATCTGTCTTTCCTCTCGCGGGTGCTCCAGCCGCCTGGCGGCGTGAGGCGGAGCACAATCGATAATAGTTGCTTGCGCGGTGTATCTGCTTGTGCAACAATAAATAACGCGTCTGCAACTACTAGCTTACGCGTCCTATCTCATTCCGTACAGTTTTCAAAGGAGCATCCACATGCCCATTGGCCTGATAGCCCTCGCCCTCGGCGGGTTCGGCATCGGACTCACCGAGTTCGTGATCATGGGCCTGCTGCCCGAGGTTGCCGCCGACTTCCAGGTCAGTGAGGCCACGGCCGGCTGGCTGATCTCCGGATACGCCCTCGCCGTGGTGGTCGGCGCACTGGTGCTGACCGCGGCGGTGACCCGCTTCGAACGCAAGCCCGTTCTGGCCGTCCTGCTGGTGCTGTTCATCGCCGGCAACCTGGTCTCCGCCATCGCTCCCGATTACGGGATGATGATGATCGGCCGGATCATCGCCGCCCTGGCGCACGGTGCCTTCTTTGGCATCGGAGCCGTGGTGGCCGCGGACATGGTGGCCCCCAACAAGAAAGCCGGCGCCATCGCCATCATGTTCACCGGGCTCACCGCCGCCAACGTCCTGGGCGTGCCGTTCGGCACCATGCTGGGGCAGGCCGCCGGCTGGCGCTCCACCTTCTGGGCCATCACCGTCATCGGAGGCATCGCCCTGGCGGGAATCCTCGCTCTGGTTCCGAAGACCGGCCACGGCGACACCACGCCGGGAACCCTGCGCAGTGAACTGCGCGCCTTCCGCTCCGCCCAGGTGTGGCTCTCCATCCTCGTCACGATCCTCGGCTACGGCGGGATGTTCGGCGCTTTCACCTACATCGCCTTCACGCTCACCGAGGTCACCGGCTTCGCCGCCTCCACGGTGCCGTGGCTGCTGATCGTCTTCGGCGTGGGCCTCTTTGTCGGCAACACCATCGGTGGCAAGGCCGCGGACCGCAACGTGGACCGCACGCTCGTTGTGGTGCTCTCCGTGCTGGTGGTTGTACTCGTCGGCTTTGCCCTGGCCGCCGGCAACCAGGTGCTCACCGTCGCTTCCGTCGTCCTGATGGGAGGCTTCGGCTTCGCCACTGTGCCGGGACTGCAGATGCGCGTGATGAAGTACGCCTCCAACGCCCCCACCCTCGCGTCCGGCGCAAATATCGGTGCCTTCAACGTGGGCAACGCCCTCGGCGCCTGGCTCGGCGGCGTGACCATCACGGCCGGACTTGGCTACACCTCGCCCATCTGGGCAGGGGCCGGCATCACCCTGCTGGGGCTCGTGGTGATGATCATCGCCGCCGCCGGAGCCAAGCGGGCCGTCCGGCAGGCATCCGCCGATGCCAACGCTGCCCCCGGCGGACGCGTGGCCGCCGAGCCCGTCGCCGTCCTGCACTAACCCTTCAAACCTCAATCCTCAACCTGAAACAGGAGAACCCATGACTTCCACCCCCATCACCACGTCCATCCCCGAGATCACCCTCAACAACGGCGTGCGGATGCCGCAGTTGGGGTTCGGCGTCTTCCAGGTGTCCGACGACGACACCGCCGCCGCGGTCAGCCACGCGCTTGCCGCCGGTTACCGGAGCATTGACACCGCCGCCATCTACGGCAATGAGGCAGGCACCGGACGCGCCATCGCCGAGTCGGGCATTGATCGTGAAGAACTGTTCATTACGTCCAAACTGTGGGTGGCCGACCTCGGCTACGACGCCACGCTGGCAGCGTTCGATGCCAGCCTGGACAAGCTGGGACTGGACTACCTGGACCTCTACCTCATCCACTGGCCGGCGCCGGCAGCCGGCCTGTACCTCGAGTCCTGGCGGGCGCTCGAGCACCTGCTGGCCAGCGGTAAGGCCCGGGCCATCGGCGTCTCCAACTTCCTCCCCGAACACCTGCAGAAGATCATCGACCTGGGCGGCACAGTCCCGGCCATCAACCAGATTGAACTCCACCCGGCCCTGCAACAGCGGGACATCGCAGACTTCAACGCCGCCCATGGGATCGCCACGGAGGCGTGGAGCCCGCTTGCCCAGGGCGCTGTGCTGGCAGATCCGGCCGTTACGGGCATCGCCGCTCGGCATGGTGTGAGTGCCGCGCAGGCCATCCTGCGCTGGCACCTGCAGCAGGGTCGGATCATCATCCCCAAGTCCGTCACCCCGCGGCGGATCCGGGAGAACCTGGACGTGTTCGGCTTCGACCTGACCGCGGATGAGCTGTCGGTCATCGACGGCCTGGAGCGGGATGGCCGCACCGGTCCGCACCCGGCCGAGTTCAATGGCTAGACCTTCCTCAGGTCTCTGACAGGTTCGACCACCAGTACGACGGCGGCCGGTGACCTTCTCCGGGAAGGTAACCGGCCGCCGTCGTACGCGTTTAAGGGCTTTTCTAGACTTTGGCGCCGCTGAGCAGTTCGTCGAGCCGCTCGTAGCCCTCGGTCATGCCACCCTCCATGCCTGACTGCGCCATGCCGTCGCGGGCCTCCTGGGTGGGGTAGACCGAGTGGCCGCGGACGCGGGACCGGCCGTCGCCGAGGTCCTCGAAGGTGAGGAACTCGATGCTGACCACATCGGGGTAGCCGCCGAATTCGAAGGTCTGGATGGCAAATTCGTTCTCGCGGACGGTGTGATAGACACCGCTGAATTCGTAAGCGACGCCGTCGGGCCCGGTGTGTACGTAGCTGTAGCTGCCACCGGTCCGGAAGTCGAGGTGGTTGATTTCCATCTTCATGCCACGCGGGCCGAGCCACTGGATGACGAGCTCCGGGTCCTTGTGCGCGCGGAAGACGTCCGCCACCGGGAAGTCGAATTCGCGGTCGTAGTCGATGAAGGGGAGTCCTTCAGGAATGGTGAGATTCAGTGGATTGCTCATGATGATTCCTTGGGGTGGTTGCCGCCGTTGGCGGAACTGGATCTGAGCACGGCGTCCAGGCTGCGGAACTGCTCTTCGCGGACCAGCCGGTACTGGTCGATCCACGCTGTGAGTGCCTCCAGCCGTGAGGGATTCAGGTGGACGGGCCGGCGCTGGGCTTCCCTGCTGCGGGTGACGAGCCCTGCCTGCTCGAGGACCTGGATATGCTTCGAGACCGCCTGTTTGGTGATCGCGAAGGGTTCCGCTAATTCGTTGACTGTTGCCTGCCCGCGGCTGAGCCGGTCGATGATCCGCCGCCGCACGGGGTCGGCCAGGGCCATAAAGGCCGAGTCCAGGGTGCCGTCGTCGGGGTTCATCGTGGTGCAGGCCTTTCTGAATCGGTAATCAACTAATTCATTGATCAACCATATGGTTGTTTAACCATACAGCCGACCCTGCCCGTGCGGAAGGGGTTTCCGGGGATTTCCTTGCCGTCCATCCCGATAGTTTGTTAGTATGTCAGGACAAACTACAGGGAGATGAAAATGCCGCTGGTTCGAATCGATGTTAATCAAGGGCGCAGCTCCGAGGAGTTGCAGCGCCTAAGCCGCGGAATCCACGATGCCATCCTCGCGGAGTATGCCATCCCCGAGCGGGACTATTTCCACGTCCTTACGGAGCATCCACAGGGCCAGATTGTCGCCCAGGATGCGGGGCTTGGCTTCGATCGCACCACTGATGTGGTGATGATCCAGATCTTTACGCAAGGTGGCCGGAGTCGGGCGGCCAAGCAATCCCTCTTCGCCGCGATCGCTGACCGGCTGGCCGGACTTGATATTGCCGGCGAGGACGTATTTATCGGATATGTGGAGAATTCCGCCGATGACTGGTCGTTCGGCTTCGGGCGGGCACAGTATGTCACTGGCGAACTCGCGGTCCCCCGGAAGTAATCCTAAGGGCGCCAAGTCGGCCCTTATGCAGGTTGTAAACATGTCAGTACAAACCTTTGACAGGACAATGATTCTAGGGCAAAGTAGTGGGTGTGGCCCCGCTCACGGGGGCCGGCCAGGAACCGGAGCTCTAGCTGTTCAGAGGTATCGAGCTCAAACCAGAAAGGTCCGCGATTACCGTGACCCACGAATTGCTCACGATCGGGCGCATCAGCGTTGATATCTACCCGAACGACATTGGGGTGGATCTGGAGGACGTCACGTCCTTCGGAAAGTACCTCGGAGGTTCCCCATCCAATGTGGCCGTGGCTGCGGCGCGGCATGGCCGCAACGCCGGCGTTATCACGCGCACCGGCGACGACGCCTTCGGGAAATACCTCCACCGTGAACTGCGCAAGTTCAACGTGGACGATACGTTCGTTACGCCGGTGAAGGAATGGCCTACTGCGGTGACGTTCTGCGCCATTATGCCGCCGGATGATTTTCCGCTCTATTTCTACGGGCGTTTCCCCACGGCGCCTGACCTGCAGATCAAGGCCGCGGAGCTGGACCTGGAAGCCATCCGCGAGGCCGGGATCTTCTGGTCGACCGTGACTGGTCTGTGCCAGGAGCCCAGCCGCGGGGCCCACCTGGCCGCCCATGCAGCCCGTCCGCGGACCGGTCTGGCGGAAGGCCAGTACACCATCCTGGACCTGGACTACCGGCCCATGTTCTGGGCCTCCGAAGAGGACGCCCGGGCCGAGGTTGCAAAGATCCTGCCGCACGTCACGGTAGCCATCGGCAACGACAAGGAATGTGCCGTCGCCGTGGGCGAAGGTACCCCTGACGAGCAGGCCGACCGGCTGCTGGCCGCCGGCGTCGAGATCGCCGTCGTCAAGCTTGGGCCCGAAGGCGTGATGGCTAAGACCCGCACCGAACGGGTTGTCTCAGCGCCTGTCCCGGTTGAAACCCTCAACGGACTCGGTGCCGGCGACTCGTTTGGTGGAGCCTTCTGCCACGGGCTGCTGTCCGGCTGGCCGCTGGCCCAGGTCCTCGATTACGCCAACGCCGCCGGCGCCATTGTGGCCTCCCGTCTTTCCTGCGCCGACGCCATGCCGACGCCGGAGGAAGTCACCTCGCTGCTGGCCGAACGCGGCCGCTTGGTACCTGCCTTGGCCGGTGCCGCCGCAGTCCCGTCCCACACCACAGTTTCCGAAGGAGCAGCGTCTTGAGCGCCAACGATGATCCCCGCCGCTACCAGCACCTGAGCGCCCTCCGGCTCGAAGACCCCGACGCCGTTGCCCGCGCGGCAGCCACGCGCCGCCGCCATCCGGGGCTGAAGTATGGTGTGCAGAACTTCATAGTTGCCGCCGACCACCCGGCCCGCGGCGCCCTCTCCGTGGGAAACGCTCCGGTGGCCATGGCAGACCGCCGCGATTTGTTGGACCGCTTGCAGATTGCCCTGGCAAATCCCGCCGTCGATGGTGTCCTGGCGTCCCCGGACATCATGGATGACCTGCTCCTGCTGGGGGCCCTGGAAGGCAAGCTTGTCTTCGGCTCGATGAACCGTGGTGGCCTGGCCGGGCTCGTCAATGAAATCGACGACCGTTTCACCGGCCACACCGCCGCGGCCCTGGAAGCACTGGGCGCCGACGGCGGCAAGATGCTGACCCGCATCTGCCTCGGCGACCCGGACACCGCCTCCGCCCTGGAAGCCACGGCGCGGGCCGTCGACTCCCTCGCCGCACGCAAGCTGATCGCCATGGTGGAACCCTTCCTCTCGGTCTGGCAGAACGGCAAGGTCCGCAACGACCTCAGCCCGGACGCCGTCATCAAGTCCATCGCGATCGCCCAGGGCCTGGGCTCCACGAGCGCCTACACCTGGATGAAGTTGCCCGTAGTGGCGGAGATGGAACGCGTCATGGCGGCCACCACGTTGCCCACCGTGCTCCTCGGCGGGGACCCGGAAGGCACCCAGGATGAGGTCTTCGCCAGCTGGCAGGCCGCCTTGGCCCTGCCCGGCGTTCGGGGCCTCACCGTGGGCCGGACGCTGCTGTACCCGGCCGACGGCGATGTGGCCGGGGCCGTCGCCACCGCCGCCTCGCTGCTCAAGTCGCCCGTGCTGCAGTCATCAGCGAAAGTATCGGAGTAAGCCCCCATGGCAACAGCAACACGCAGAATGACAGTCGCCCAGGCCGTCGTCGAGTACCTGTCCAAGCAGTACACGGTGGACCGCATCGGCGCCGAGGACTACCGGGAGCGGCTGATTCCGGGGACGTTCGGCATCTTCGGCCACGGCAACGTTGCCGGCGTCGGCCAGGCATTGAAGCAGTACCAGCAGCTCGATCCGGCGATCATGCCGTACTACCAGGGCCGCAACGAGCAGGCCCAGGTCCACCAGGCCGTCGGCTACGCCCGGCACACCCGCCGCCGGCA
It contains:
- the sucD gene encoding succinate--CoA ligase subunit alpha yields the protein MSIYLNKDSKVIVQGITGGEGTKHTALMLKAGTNIVGGVNARKAGTTVLHGDAEINVFGTVKEAIAETGADVSIVFVPPAFTKNAVVEAIEAGIGLVVVITEGVPVQDSAEFWALAQSTVDADGKQVTRIIGPNCPGIITPGEALVGITPNNITGKGPIGLVSKSGTLTYQMMYELRDLGFSTAIGIGGDPVIGTTHIDALAAFEADPETKAIVMIGEIGGDAEERAADYIKAYVTKPVVGYVAGFTAPEGKTMGHAGAIVSGSAGTAQAKKEALEAAGVKVGKTPSETAKLLREVYAAL
- a CDS encoding MarR family transcriptional regulator gives rise to the protein MGIKDDAVEVRAQGWRTLAALHGLIEGELERSLQAESKLSVVEYTVLDALSRQDGWHMRMQQLARATALSASATTRLVNRLEDRALLTRILCADDRRGIYTELTPSGIALLEETRPVHDATLERALAEAQEIPELAALVDALPRLHANA
- a CDS encoding MFS transporter; the encoded protein is MPIGLIALALGGFGIGLTEFVIMGLLPEVAADFQVSEATAGWLISGYALAVVVGALVLTAAVTRFERKPVLAVLLVLFIAGNLVSAIAPDYGMMMIGRIIAALAHGAFFGIGAVVAADMVAPNKKAGAIAIMFTGLTAANVLGVPFGTMLGQAAGWRSTFWAITVIGGIALAGILALVPKTGHGDTTPGTLRSELRAFRSAQVWLSILVTILGYGGMFGAFTYIAFTLTEVTGFAASTVPWLLIVFGVGLFVGNTIGGKAADRNVDRTLVVVLSVLVVVLVGFALAAGNQVLTVASVVLMGGFGFATVPGLQMRVMKYASNAPTLASGANIGAFNVGNALGAWLGGVTITAGLGYTSPIWAGAGITLLGLVVMIIAAAGAKRAVRQASADANAAPGGRVAAEPVAVLH
- a CDS encoding aldo/keto reductase, encoding MTSTPITTSIPEITLNNGVRMPQLGFGVFQVSDDDTAAAVSHALAAGYRSIDTAAIYGNEAGTGRAIAESGIDREELFITSKLWVADLGYDATLAAFDASLDKLGLDYLDLYLIHWPAPAAGLYLESWRALEHLLASGKARAIGVSNFLPEHLQKIIDLGGTVPAINQIELHPALQQRDIADFNAAHGIATEAWSPLAQGAVLADPAVTGIAARHGVSAAQAILRWHLQQGRIIIPKSVTPRRIRENLDVFGFDLTADELSVIDGLERDGRTGPHPAEFNG
- a CDS encoding SRPBCC family protein; the protein is MSNPLNLTIPEGLPFIDYDREFDFPVADVFRAHKDPELVIQWLGPRGMKMEINHLDFRTGGSYSYVHTGPDGVAYEFSGVYHTVRENEFAIQTFEFGGYPDVVSIEFLTFEDLGDGRSRVRGHSVYPTQEARDGMAQSGMEGGMTEGYERLDELLSGAKV
- a CDS encoding metalloregulator ArsR/SmtB family transcription factor produces the protein MNPDDGTLDSAFMALADPVRRRIIDRLSRGQATVNELAEPFAITKQAVSKHIQVLEQAGLVTRSREAQRRPVHLNPSRLEALTAWIDQYRLVREEQFRSLDAVLRSSSANGGNHPKESS
- a CDS encoding tautomerase family protein; its protein translation is MPLVRIDVNQGRSSEELQRLSRGIHDAILAEYAIPERDYFHVLTEHPQGQIVAQDAGLGFDRTTDVVMIQIFTQGGRSRAAKQSLFAAIADRLAGLDIAGEDVFIGYVENSADDWSFGFGRAQYVTGELAVPRK
- the iolC gene encoding 5-dehydro-2-deoxygluconokinase, translated to MTHELLTIGRISVDIYPNDIGVDLEDVTSFGKYLGGSPSNVAVAAARHGRNAGVITRTGDDAFGKYLHRELRKFNVDDTFVTPVKEWPTAVTFCAIMPPDDFPLYFYGRFPTAPDLQIKAAELDLEAIREAGIFWSTVTGLCQEPSRGAHLAAHAARPRTGLAEGQYTILDLDYRPMFWASEEDARAEVAKILPHVTVAIGNDKECAVAVGEGTPDEQADRLLAAGVEIAVVKLGPEGVMAKTRTERVVSAPVPVETLNGLGAGDSFGGAFCHGLLSGWPLAQVLDYANAAGAIVASRLSCADAMPTPEEVTSLLAERGRLVPALAGAAAVPSHTTVSEGAAS
- a CDS encoding deoxyribose-phosphate aldolase, translating into MSANDDPRRYQHLSALRLEDPDAVARAAATRRRHPGLKYGVQNFIVAADHPARGALSVGNAPVAMADRRDLLDRLQIALANPAVDGVLASPDIMDDLLLLGALEGKLVFGSMNRGGLAGLVNEIDDRFTGHTAAALEALGADGGKMLTRICLGDPDTASALEATARAVDSLAARKLIAMVEPFLSVWQNGKVRNDLSPDAVIKSIAIAQGLGSTSAYTWMKLPVVAEMERVMAATTLPTVLLGGDPEGTQDEVFASWQAALALPGVRGLTVGRTLLYPADGDVAGAVATAASLLKSPVLQSSAKVSE